In Armatimonadota bacterium, the following proteins share a genomic window:
- a CDS encoding hypothetical protein (possible pseudo, frameshifted), whose product MQIMEGDLIRTIRANIQYIAHFHTAGNPGRRDPDETQEIYYPAVMRAIKETKYEGFIGHEFGPKGDPIEALRKAYQICDV is encoded by the coding sequence ATGCAGATTATGGAGGGCGACCTCATTCGTACTATCCGTGCTAACATCCAGTACATCGCGCACTTCCATACGGCAGGCAACCCGGGACGACGCGACCCCGACGAGACGCAGGAAATTTACTACCCTGCGGTGATGCGCGCCATCAAGGAGACCAAATACGAAGGCTTCATCGGGCATGAATTTGGTCCCAAGGGCGACCCCATCGAAGCCCTGCGTAAGGCATACCAGATTTGTGATGTGTGA
- the pcm gene encoding protein-L-isoaspartate O-methyltransferase, with the protein MPFFDYHYDDQAARERMVRYQLEARGITSQRVLDAMRKVPRHLFVPPERVRDAYSDHALPIGEGQTISQPYMVALMTELLDPAPSHRVLEIGTGSGYQAAILAELANEVVTIEREETLSQRAREVLESLGYRNVIFVVGDGTEGYPPLAPYDRIIVTAGAPFIPQPLIEQLAPGGRLVIPVGHRYEQVLTVAEKDELGRLHVSEHGYCVFVPLIGKYGWQSETDGEWEPEGSAK; encoded by the coding sequence GTGCCGTTCTTCGATTACCACTATGACGATCAGGCGGCGCGAGAGCGCATGGTGCGTTACCAGCTGGAAGCACGGGGCATCACGAGCCAGCGTGTGCTGGACGCCATGCGTAAAGTACCCAGGCACCTGTTTGTGCCACCGGAAAGAGTTCGCGACGCCTATTCCGACCATGCGTTGCCCATCGGTGAGGGGCAGACCATCTCACAGCCCTATATGGTGGCGTTGATGACCGAGTTACTGGATCCTGCGCCTTCGCATCGGGTGCTGGAAATCGGCACGGGCAGTGGCTATCAGGCGGCGATTCTGGCGGAGCTGGCGAACGAAGTGGTGACCATCGAGCGCGAGGAGACGCTTTCACAGCGAGCGCGTGAGGTGCTGGAGTCGCTGGGATACCGCAACGTCATCTTTGTGGTGGGGGACGGGACAGAGGGGTATCCTCCGTTGGCGCCGTACGACAGAATTATCGTCACCGCTGGCGCGCCTTTTATCCCTCAACCATTGATCGAGCAGCTGGCGCCGGGTGGCAGGCTGGTGATTCCCGTCGGGCATCGCTACGAGCAGGTGTTGACGGTGGCGGAGAAGGACGAGCTGGGCAGGCTGCACGTGTCAGAACACGGCTACTGCGTATTTGTGCCTTTGATTGGCAAGTACGGCTGGCAATCGGAAACGGACGGCGAGTGGGAGCCGGAGGGATCGGCAAAATAG
- the dapA gene encoding 4-hydroxy-tetrahydrodipicolinate synthase, translated as MSVQKPDEFLTGVIAPFWTPVDASGRLDIAGTRGMVDYLADTGAVRSIFGRSGMGKWYTFTVEEAKRFTDVLVPACRKRGLGVLIGAMGEHPGRDRGERPDPNRYTEQSIELVHYAQKAGADAAVLVIPDMLPVNEEPPAEVVWQYYKTVHDATRFPLVLYQPGGTDPAYQLTPELMRRLITLPRIAGLKLSTDKEEVLAPIAEVVRGTGFALIAGDEAFYLRALELGACGVIGGGCMIWPEVLWAVGYYYLRGDMKRAQQAQETVWQLESLHRGKDACVLWKQVIIANGGKFQPYDRSGTPPYPKETVTEALQAWKRLTAPYRRLCHAQRARAKVA; from the coding sequence ATGAGCGTGCAGAAACCTGACGAGTTCCTCACCGGAGTTATCGCGCCGTTCTGGACGCCGGTGGACGCCTCAGGGCGGCTGGACATTGCGGGTACGCGGGGAATGGTGGATTACCTGGCGGACACCGGCGCGGTGCGTTCCATCTTTGGGCGCAGCGGCATGGGTAAGTGGTACACCTTCACAGTGGAGGAGGCGAAGCGGTTTACCGACGTGCTCGTTCCCGCCTGCCGCAAGCGCGGATTGGGCGTACTAATAGGTGCGATGGGAGAGCATCCCGGCAGAGACAGGGGTGAGCGTCCCGACCCGAACCGGTATACCGAGCAGAGCATCGAACTGGTCCACTATGCGCAGAAGGCGGGTGCAGACGCGGCGGTGCTGGTGATACCCGATATGTTGCCTGTGAATGAGGAGCCGCCTGCGGAGGTAGTGTGGCAGTACTATAAAACGGTACATGACGCCACGCGCTTTCCGCTGGTGCTTTACCAGCCGGGCGGCACCGATCCTGCGTATCAGCTCACTCCCGAGCTGATGCGCCGGCTAATCACTTTGCCTCGCATTGCGGGATTGAAGCTTTCCACCGACAAAGAGGAGGTGCTTGCACCGATTGCGGAGGTAGTAAGGGGCACGGGTTTTGCGTTGATAGCGGGGGACGAAGCGTTCTACCTGCGCGCGTTGGAGCTGGGCGCGTGTGGGGTTATCGGCGGTGGGTGTATGATTTGGCCCGAGGTGCTGTGGGCAGTGGGCTATTACTACCTGCGTGGGGACATGAAACGGGCGCAGCAGGCTCAAGAAACGGTGTGGCAGCTGGAATCGCTGCATCGAGGCAAAGATGCTTGCGTGTTGTGGAAGCAAGTAATCATTGCGAACGGCGGCAAGTTTCAGCCTTATGACCGCAGCGGTACACCGCCCTATCCGAAAGAGACAGTGACAGAGGCGCTGCAGGCGTGGAAACGGCTCACCGCCCCGTATCGGAGATTATGTCACGCGCAGCGCGCTCGTGCGAAGGTGGCTTAA
- a CDS encoding LacI family transcriptional regulator, producing the protein MEVAENTNQAKVKKRKGRRPSGRVTMQTIAARVGVSQATVSYVLNNKAGARVSAPVRAEILRIARELNYFPNEAARRLAGMRSRTLGILQLYVRHSVLAGWWSSEVMRGIADTGFTQGYHLMIYAMSEDVREMCLNAVYSGRLEGLIILAPYKDEPLLKELSDADVPLAVVGAQQVLGEKMVAVDADNEMGGYLATRHLIEQGHRRIAHLHGALNIPNAYDRLHGFRRAMEEAGLPIYPELVRESGFLEQRSYEITQQLLQLPEPPTAIFAASDVSAIGVLRAVKEAGLRVPDDVAIIGYDGTPFTQLTEPPLSTVEQPASEMGRTAAKLLIDIVEGRTPAERVVKLPVRLVARASSGAAPLREGGERC; encoded by the coding sequence ATGGAAGTTGCGGAGAACACCAATCAGGCTAAGGTCAAAAAACGCAAAGGCAGGCGCCCTAGCGGGCGAGTGACCATGCAGACTATCGCCGCGCGGGTGGGCGTGTCGCAGGCAACCGTTTCGTACGTGCTCAACAACAAAGCGGGCGCGCGTGTGAGTGCCCCTGTTCGCGCCGAAATCCTGCGAATCGCCCGCGAACTGAACTACTTCCCCAATGAAGCTGCACGCCGTTTGGCAGGAATGCGCAGTCGAACCCTGGGTATCCTTCAGCTCTACGTGCGTCATTCCGTGCTGGCAGGCTGGTGGTCTTCTGAGGTGATGCGGGGTATCGCCGATACGGGTTTCACTCAGGGCTACCACCTGATGATTTATGCGATGAGCGAAGATGTGCGCGAGATGTGCCTCAACGCGGTATATAGTGGACGGTTAGAGGGCTTGATTATCCTGGCACCGTATAAGGACGAGCCTCTCCTGAAAGAACTGAGCGATGCCGACGTGCCGCTCGCCGTAGTGGGGGCACAACAGGTGCTCGGCGAGAAGATGGTCGCCGTAGATGCAGATAACGAGATGGGCGGCTACCTCGCCACCAGACACCTGATAGAACAGGGACATCGACGCATCGCTCATCTACACGGCGCGTTGAATATTCCCAACGCCTATGACCGCCTGCATGGCTTCCGTCGAGCGATGGAGGAAGCTGGGCTGCCGATATATCCTGAGCTGGTGCGCGAAAGCGGCTTTCTGGAGCAGAGGTCTTACGAAATCACCCAGCAACTGTTGCAGCTGCCGGAACCACCTACCGCTATCTTCGCAGCGAGCGATGTGTCTGCGATAGGGGTGTTGCGCGCGGTGAAGGAGGCCGGCTTGCGCGTGCCGGATGACGTGGCAATCATCGGCTACGATGGTACGCCCTTCACCCAGCTGACCGAACCGCCTTTAAGCACGGTGGAACAACCCGCCTCCGAGATGGGGCGCACCGCCGCAAAGTTACTGATTGATATTGTCGAAGGACGCACACCCGCCGAACGTGTGGTGAAACTACCGGTGCGCTTGGTTGCGCGAGCATCCAGTGGTGCGGCACCGCTTCGAGAAGGTGGGGAGAGGTGTTGA